From Microlunatus capsulatus, a single genomic window includes:
- a CDS encoding alpha/beta fold hydrolase, with translation MLPASGPAALLARLAAPPRRTAPLVTPGRLATGAGLLAGLAALAAGGVAAGLQLERRLVTRRIYERHEVEEQRGEEEPPFFSLRAPGPDVLTPDGVVLHTEVDEVAGGAPDDLTVVLVHGYALSLDCWHFQRLHLRGRVRTVLYDQRSHGRSGRSDVARCRVPQLAEDLFQVLEEVAGPGPVVLVGHSMGGMTIMHLAQERPELFGDRVRGVALFSTAAGEMADYSPVRGLPGRVFSRAAPPLLAALNKAPELVERGRRAGSDLSHVVTRAMAFGSDVPVSYVEFMSDMLAQTSLEVVADFYPGFAELDEYAAFSVLSTVETAVVGGEDDLITPVTRTDAIVELLPDADTRRVADCGHMGILEHHAVFDQVIDQLVERVRRRFG, from the coding sequence GTGCTGCCGGCCAGCGGGCCCGCCGCGCTGCTGGCCCGGCTGGCGGCCCCGCCGCGGCGGACCGCTCCGCTGGTCACCCCGGGCCGGCTGGCCACGGGCGCCGGTCTGCTGGCCGGGCTCGCGGCGCTGGCCGCGGGCGGCGTCGCGGCCGGCCTGCAGCTGGAGCGCCGCCTGGTCACGCGGCGGATCTACGAGCGCCACGAGGTCGAGGAGCAGCGCGGCGAGGAGGAGCCGCCCTTCTTCTCCCTGCGCGCGCCCGGTCCCGACGTGCTCACCCCCGACGGCGTCGTGCTGCACACCGAGGTGGACGAGGTGGCCGGAGGCGCGCCCGACGACCTCACCGTCGTCCTCGTGCACGGCTACGCGCTGAGCCTGGACTGCTGGCACTTCCAGCGCCTGCACCTGCGCGGACGCGTCCGCACGGTCCTCTACGACCAGCGATCGCACGGCCGCTCGGGGCGCTCCGACGTCGCCCGCTGCCGCGTCCCCCAGCTGGCGGAGGACCTGTTCCAGGTGCTCGAGGAGGTGGCCGGCCCGGGGCCGGTGGTGCTGGTGGGGCACTCGATGGGCGGCATGACGATCATGCACCTCGCGCAGGAGCGGCCGGAGCTGTTCGGCGACCGGGTCCGCGGGGTCGCGCTCTTCTCCACCGCGGCGGGGGAGATGGCCGACTACTCCCCGGTCCGCGGGCTCCCGGGCCGGGTCTTCTCCCGGGCGGCGCCGCCGCTGCTGGCCGCGCTCAACAAGGCGCCCGAGCTGGTCGAGCGGGGCCGCCGGGCGGGCTCGGACCTCAGCCACGTCGTCACCCGGGCGATGGCCTTCGGCTCCGACGTCCCCGTCAGCTACGTCGAGTTCATGTCCGACATGCTCGCCCAGACCTCGCTCGAGGTGGTCGCCGACTTCTACCCGGGCTTCGCCGAGCTCGACGAGTACGCGGCCTTCTCGGTGCTGAGCACGGTCGAGACCGCCGTCGTGGGCGGCGAGGACGACCTGATCACCCCGGTCACCCGCACGGACGCGATCGTCGAGCTGCTGCCCGACGCCGACACCCGCCGGGTGGCCGACTGCGGGCACATGGGAATTCTCGAGCACCACGCGGTGTTCGACCAGGTGATCGACCAGCTGGTCGAGCGGGTCCGCCGGCGCTTCGGCTGA
- a CDS encoding NAD(P)H-hydrate epimerase: MITAATADAVRELERRTMISTGDDALMQRAAAGLAAVLAAELRHRAGHLYGTAVTLLVGPGNNGGDALFAGARLAARGVAVRAVRCLGRPHAAGLAALLAAGGRVVDLPEDGRLSGPVTLVVDGVLGIGGRPGLPEPVARLAEAVAEDGWPLVAVDLPSGVDADTGAVAGAAFCADRTVTFGVHKACHLLEPARGRCGVVERVDIGLEAADTTAPGWLHALEDDDLALGWPYPGAASDKYARGVVGLDAGSDQYPGAGVLSTTGAVHAGAGMVRFLGADRPAELVRRRLPDVVFSPGRVQAHLLGSGWGDRPDGADVVAAALDTGLPAVVDADGLRFLPDHLPASWLLTPHAGELARLLDRERGWVEEDPLRAVRAAAARTGATVLLKGASQLVASPEHGWVGVAVPGPAWTARAGSGDVLGGICATLLAAGLPAWRAGLLGASVQAVAARTHPGPLPPHALAERLPETVGRLEARARALGVRP, translated from the coding sequence ATGATCACCGCCGCGACCGCGGACGCCGTGCGCGAGCTGGAGCGCCGGACCATGATCAGCACCGGCGACGACGCCTTGATGCAGCGGGCCGCCGCCGGCCTGGCCGCGGTGCTGGCGGCCGAGCTCCGGCACCGGGCCGGGCACCTGTACGGCACGGCGGTGACGCTGCTCGTGGGCCCGGGGAACAACGGCGGCGACGCCCTGTTCGCCGGCGCCCGGCTGGCCGCCCGCGGGGTGGCGGTCCGCGCCGTCCGCTGCCTGGGCCGCCCGCACGCGGCCGGGCTCGCGGCGCTGCTCGCCGCCGGCGGCCGGGTCGTCGACCTGCCCGAAGACGGCCGGCTGAGCGGCCCCGTCACCCTCGTCGTCGACGGCGTCCTGGGCATCGGCGGCCGGCCGGGGCTCCCGGAGCCGGTCGCCCGGCTGGCGGAGGCGGTGGCGGAGGATGGCTGGCCCCTGGTGGCCGTCGACCTGCCCTCCGGGGTCGACGCCGACACCGGGGCCGTCGCCGGGGCGGCGTTCTGCGCCGACCGCACGGTGACCTTCGGCGTGCACAAGGCCTGCCACCTGCTGGAGCCCGCCCGCGGCCGCTGCGGGGTGGTCGAACGCGTCGACATCGGCCTGGAGGCCGCGGACACCACCGCGCCGGGGTGGCTGCACGCCCTCGAGGACGACGACCTGGCCCTCGGCTGGCCCTACCCGGGCGCCGCCAGCGACAAGTACGCCCGCGGGGTCGTCGGCCTGGACGCCGGCTCCGACCAGTACCCGGGCGCCGGCGTACTCTCCACCACCGGCGCGGTGCACGCGGGCGCCGGGATGGTCCGCTTCCTCGGCGCCGACCGGCCCGCCGAGCTGGTCCGGCGCCGGCTGCCCGACGTCGTCTTCTCCCCGGGCCGGGTGCAGGCGCACCTGCTGGGCTCCGGCTGGGGCGACCGCCCCGACGGCGCGGACGTCGTCGCGGCGGCCCTGGACACCGGCCTGCCCGCCGTGGTCGACGCCGACGGCCTCCGGTTCCTCCCGGACCACCTGCCCGCGAGCTGGCTGCTCACCCCGCACGCGGGCGAGCTGGCCCGGCTGCTGGACCGCGAACGGGGCTGGGTCGAGGAGGACCCCTTGCGGGCCGTCCGCGCGGCCGCGGCGCGGACCGGGGCGACCGTCCTGCTCAAGGGCGCCAGCCAGCTGGTCGCCAGCCCGGAGCACGGCTGGGTCGGGGTGGCGGTGCCCGGTCCTGCCTGGACGGCCCGGGCCGGCTCCGGCGACGTCCTCGGCGGCATCTGCGCGACGCTGCTGGCCGCCGGGCTGCCGGCGTGGCGGGCGGGGCTGCTCGGGGCGTCGGTGCAGGCCGTCGCCGCCCGCACCCACCCCGGTCCGCTGCCGCCGCACGCGCTGGCGGAGCGGCTGCCCGAGACGGTGGGCCGGCTCGAGGCCCGCGCCCGCGCGCTGGGGGTCCGTCCGTGA
- the glmS gene encoding glutamine--fructose-6-phosphate transaminase (isomerizing), giving the protein MCGIVGYVGPQPAVEVVVHGLRRLEYRGYDSAGVAVVAEGTLRVAKKAGKLANLEKELAEHPVPADGVGIGHTRWATHGAPNDVNAHPHVSADGRVAVVHNGIIENYVTLRAELEAEGVTMASETDTEVVGHLLGRAVTAGARLDDAMRAVCVRLEGTFTLVAVDSHDETAVVAARRNSPLVVGVGEGENFVASDVAAFIEHTREAVELGQDQVVRITAGTVEVTGFDGRPAVVRPFHVDWDLSAAEKGGYDWFMRKEIYEQPRAVADTLLGRYDESSRLVLDEMRITENELRSIDKIVVIACGTAFYAGMVAKYAIEHWTRIPCEVELASEFRYRDPIVGPTTLVVAISQSGETADTLMAIRHAQEQKARVLAVCNTNGSTIPREADAVIYTHAGPEIGVASTKGFLTQLVACYLLGLYLAQVRGTKFGDEIAATMAELQAMPAAITEVLEAIGPVLDLAGEFADAPSVLFLGRHVGYPVALEGALKLKELAYIHAEGFAAGELKHGPIALLEDALPVFAVVPPKGRDQLHAKVLSNLQEVRARGARTIVLAEHDDTDVVPYADVLIRLPKVSTLLQPLVATVPLQVFACELATRKGHDVDQPRNLAKSVTVE; this is encoded by the coding sequence ATGTGCGGAATCGTCGGCTACGTGGGCCCGCAGCCCGCCGTGGAGGTCGTCGTGCACGGCCTGCGGCGCCTGGAGTACCGCGGCTACGACTCCGCCGGCGTGGCCGTGGTGGCCGAGGGGACGCTGCGGGTGGCGAAGAAGGCGGGCAAGCTCGCCAACCTCGAGAAGGAGCTGGCCGAGCACCCGGTGCCGGCCGACGGGGTCGGCATCGGGCACACCCGCTGGGCCACCCACGGGGCGCCCAACGACGTCAACGCCCACCCGCACGTGAGCGCGGACGGCCGGGTGGCCGTGGTCCACAACGGCATCATCGAGAACTACGTGACGCTGCGCGCCGAGCTGGAGGCCGAGGGCGTCACCATGGCGTCCGAGACCGACACCGAGGTCGTCGGGCACCTGCTGGGCCGCGCCGTCACGGCCGGGGCCCGGCTGGACGACGCGATGCGCGCGGTCTGCGTCCGGCTGGAGGGCACCTTCACCCTCGTCGCCGTCGACAGCCACGACGAGACCGCCGTCGTCGCCGCCCGCCGCAACTCCCCGCTGGTGGTCGGGGTGGGGGAGGGCGAGAACTTCGTCGCCTCCGACGTCGCCGCCTTCATCGAGCACACCCGCGAGGCCGTCGAGCTGGGCCAGGACCAGGTCGTGCGGATCACCGCCGGCACCGTCGAGGTCACCGGCTTCGACGGCCGTCCGGCCGTCGTCCGGCCCTTCCACGTCGACTGGGACCTCTCCGCCGCCGAGAAGGGCGGCTACGACTGGTTCATGCGCAAGGAGATCTACGAGCAGCCGCGCGCGGTGGCCGACACCCTGCTGGGCCGCTACGACGAGAGCTCGCGGCTGGTGCTGGACGAGATGCGGATCACCGAGAACGAGCTGCGCAGCATCGACAAGATCGTCGTCATCGCCTGCGGCACCGCCTTCTACGCCGGGATGGTGGCCAAGTACGCCATCGAGCACTGGACGCGGATCCCCTGCGAGGTGGAGCTGGCCAGCGAGTTCCGCTACCGCGACCCGATCGTCGGACCGACGACGCTGGTCGTCGCCATCAGCCAGTCCGGCGAGACCGCCGACACCCTGATGGCCATCCGGCACGCGCAGGAGCAGAAGGCCCGGGTGCTCGCCGTCTGCAACACCAACGGCTCGACCATCCCCCGGGAGGCCGACGCCGTCATCTACACCCACGCCGGCCCCGAGATCGGCGTCGCCTCCACCAAGGGCTTCCTCACCCAGCTGGTCGCCTGCTACCTGCTGGGGCTCTACCTGGCCCAGGTCCGCGGCACGAAGTTCGGCGACGAGATCGCGGCCACGATGGCCGAGCTGCAGGCCATGCCGGCCGCCATCACCGAGGTGCTGGAGGCCATCGGGCCGGTGCTGGACCTGGCCGGGGAGTTCGCCGACGCGCCGTCGGTGCTGTTCCTGGGCCGGCACGTCGGCTACCCGGTGGCCCTGGAGGGCGCGCTCAAGCTCAAGGAGCTGGCCTACATCCACGCCGAGGGCTTCGCCGCCGGCGAGCTCAAGCACGGGCCCATCGCCCTGCTGGAGGACGCGCTGCCCGTGTTCGCGGTCGTGCCGCCCAAGGGCCGGGACCAGCTGCACGCCAAGGTGCTGTCCAACCTGCAGGAGGTGCGCGCCCGCGGGGCCCGGACGATCGTGCTGGCCGAGCACGACGACACCGACGTCGTGCCCTACGCCGACGTGCTGATCCGGCTCCCCAAGGTCTCGACGCTGCTGCAGCCGCTGGTCGCGACGGTGCCGCTCCAGGTCTTCGCCTGCGAGCTGGCCACCCGCAAGGGCCACGACGTCGACCAGCCGCGCAACCTCGCCAAGTCGGTCACCGTCGAGTGA
- the coaA gene encoding type I pantothenate kinase has protein sequence MRPVPVDAQVWGPYVERSRDDWAALAESTAAGLDADALERVRGLGDPTSLLDVREVYVPLSRLLTRYVLHTGELHRSSNEFLRLSVDRTPFVIGIAGSVAVGKSTTARLLRELLAAWPEHPRVSLVTTDGFLLPNAELERRGLMHRKGFPESYDRRALLRFVMDVKSGKEEVAAPVYSHLVYDIVPDEQVVVRRPDIVIIEGLNVLQPARVRGDGTTGLAVSDFFDFSVYVDADPDDIRAWYVQRFLSLRETAFRDPRSYFTRYGELTVEQAVRQAEGVWDTINGPNLVQNIRPTRGRATAILRKDPDHHVRWVRIRKV, from the coding sequence ATTCGTCCTGTGCCGGTGGACGCCCAGGTGTGGGGACCCTACGTGGAGCGCAGCCGGGACGACTGGGCCGCGCTCGCCGAGTCCACCGCGGCCGGCCTCGACGCCGACGCCCTCGAGCGGGTCCGCGGCCTCGGCGACCCGACCAGCCTGCTCGACGTGCGCGAGGTCTACGTGCCGCTGAGCCGGCTGCTCACCCGCTACGTCCTGCACACCGGCGAGCTGCACCGCTCGTCCAACGAGTTCCTGCGGCTCTCGGTGGACCGGACGCCCTTCGTCATCGGGATCGCCGGCTCGGTCGCGGTCGGGAAGTCGACGACGGCGCGGCTGCTGCGCGAGCTGCTCGCCGCCTGGCCCGAGCACCCCCGCGTCAGCCTCGTCACCACCGACGGCTTCCTGCTGCCCAACGCCGAGCTGGAGCGCCGCGGGCTGATGCACCGCAAGGGCTTCCCGGAGTCCTACGACCGCCGCGCCCTGCTGCGCTTCGTCATGGACGTGAAGTCGGGCAAGGAGGAGGTGGCGGCCCCGGTCTACAGCCACCTCGTCTACGACATCGTCCCCGACGAGCAGGTGGTGGTGCGCCGCCCCGACATCGTCATCATCGAGGGCCTCAACGTCCTGCAGCCGGCCCGCGTGCGCGGGGACGGCACCACCGGCCTCGCCGTCAGCGACTTCTTCGACTTCTCCGTCTACGTCGACGCCGACCCCGACGACATCCGCGCCTGGTACGTGCAGCGCTTCCTGTCGCTGCGCGAGACCGCCTTCCGCGACCCGCGCTCCTACTTCACCCGCTACGGCGAGCTGACCGTGGAGCAGGCGGTGCGGCAGGCCGAGGGCGTGTGGGACACGATCAACGGCCCGAACCTCGTGCAGAACATCCGCCCCACCCGCGGCCGGGCGACGGCGATCCTGCGCAAGGACCCCGACCACCACGTCCGCTGGGTCCGCATCCGCAAGGTCTGA
- the alr gene encoding alanine racemase, whose protein sequence is MTARIDPMTASADVDLDAVAANVAALVDLVAPAAVMVVVKADGYGHGMLPCARAARAAGAGWLGVATPAEALALREGGDTGPVLAWLYGVDEDLTPLVAAGVDVSVSTAEQVSRLVGAAATVEQPARVHLKIDTGLSRNGAPAAAWDGLCAAAAEAEAAGALEVVAIWSHLAAADEPGHPSVPLQVAAFDDAYARARVAGLEPRLRHLANSAAALVVPEARYDLVRVGIASYGVDPAPGIAARAGLVLRPAMTLRAQLVQVKDLAAGAGVSYGWTWVADRPVTVGLVPLGYADGVPRHASGVAQVQSSAGRAPVRGRVCMDQLVVELPGPAATGDEVVLFGPGTDGEPTAAAWADWCGTIGYEIVTRVGERVPRRYRGGAA, encoded by the coding sequence GTGACCGCGCGGATCGACCCGATGACGGCGAGCGCCGACGTCGACCTCGACGCGGTGGCCGCCAACGTGGCCGCCCTCGTCGACCTCGTGGCTCCGGCCGCGGTGATGGTCGTCGTCAAGGCCGACGGCTACGGGCACGGGATGCTGCCCTGCGCGCGTGCGGCCCGGGCCGCCGGCGCCGGCTGGCTGGGGGTCGCCACGCCGGCGGAGGCGCTCGCGCTGCGCGAGGGCGGGGACACCGGGCCCGTGCTCGCCTGGCTGTACGGCGTGGACGAGGACCTGACGCCGCTGGTCGCCGCCGGCGTCGACGTCTCGGTGTCGACCGCCGAGCAGGTCAGCCGGCTGGTGGGCGCGGCCGCCACCGTCGAGCAGCCCGCGCGGGTGCACCTCAAGATCGACACCGGGCTCTCCCGCAACGGCGCGCCCGCCGCGGCCTGGGACGGGCTGTGCGCGGCGGCGGCGGAGGCCGAGGCGGCGGGAGCGCTGGAGGTCGTGGCCATCTGGTCGCACCTGGCCGCCGCGGACGAGCCGGGCCACCCGTCGGTCCCGCTGCAGGTCGCGGCCTTCGACGACGCCTACGCCCGCGCCCGGGTGGCCGGCCTGGAGCCCCGGCTGCGCCACCTGGCCAACTCGGCAGCCGCGCTGGTGGTGCCGGAGGCCCGCTACGACCTCGTGCGGGTGGGCATCGCCAGCTACGGCGTCGACCCGGCGCCCGGGATCGCGGCGCGGGCCGGGCTGGTGCTGCGGCCGGCGATGACGCTCCGGGCCCAGCTGGTGCAGGTCAAGGACCTCGCCGCGGGAGCCGGGGTGTCCTACGGCTGGACGTGGGTGGCCGACCGCCCGGTGACCGTCGGCCTGGTGCCCCTCGGCTACGCCGACGGGGTGCCGCGGCACGCGAGCGGCGTGGCGCAGGTGCAGTCCAGCGCCGGCCGGGCGCCGGTCCGCGGCCGCGTCTGCATGGACCAGCTGGTCGTCGAGCTGCCGGGCCCCGCCGCGACCGGCGACGAGGTCGTCCTCTTCGGGCCGGGGACCGACGGGGAGCCGACCGCGGCCGCGTGGGCGGACTGGTGCGGGACCATCGGCTACGAGATCGTCACCCGGGTGGGGGAGCGGGTCCCCCGGCGGTACCGGGGCGGGGCCGCTTGA
- a CDS encoding DEAD/DEAH box helicase, which yields MPAKSTPAPKSRKADGTEKKRWSAAERKDRGHDPRRRGGQSGPTPRREGRDDRRPSGERSERPAYSRDDRRSSSGERTERPAYNRDDRRPSYGERTERPAYNRDDRRPSSGDRGERPAYNRDDRRPAGGRDDRRPSYGERTERPAYNRDDRRPAANRDDRRPSYGERTERPAYNRDDRRPSYGDRTERPAYNRDDRRPSYGERSERPAYNRDDRRPAANRDDRRPSYGDRTERPAYNRDDRRPSYGERSERPAYNRDDRRPSYGDRTERPAYNRDDRRPSGDRGDRPAYNRDDRRPAANRDDRRPSYGDRTERPAYNRDDRRPSYGERSERPASNRDDRRPSYGDRTERPAYNRDDRRPSSGDRSDRPAYNRDDRRSSYGERSERPADNRDDRRQAFEERDERSAQQRAERTERPDRPRTAAHREERAAAAAAAAASSDEAPVLVEPTPAPADEAPVTDEAPVLTDEAPTVTDEAPAAVTDEALVTDEATAVTDEAPAAVTDEALVTDEATAVTDEAPAAVADEVPVTTPQPDTRPLDRSDTPQEHQHVTITEPTATTPTTTDGDFASLGLPPSLVSALTAGGITAPFPIQAATIPDALTGRDVLGRGQTGSGKTLAFGLPMLARLAGGTSKHPRGLVLVPTRELAMQVTDVLTPLARTLGLSTVLIAGGMSYTPQLRAFQRGVDVVVATPGRLIDLMDQNAVDLTRVETIVLDEADHMADLGFMPAVTQILDTIPAGGQRMLFSATLDGAIDRLVKRYLSNPVTHEVDSGQASVTTMAHHLVYVAPHDKATLTAEIAGRPGRTVVFVRTQRGADRVAEQLRDAGVMAGALHGGLTQGARTRILSVFKEGDLPVLVATDVAARGIHVDEVGLVLQVDPPAGPKEYLHRAGRTARAGGTGVVVTLALPHQRREMTRLTSQAGVKPQSLTGAPGDAAVADVTGAVRPTGVAVSAADYERLIAPPRSNRRPSGDRGSRGPRSRSGGYEGRRPQRRSFER from the coding sequence ATGCCTGCCAAGAGCACGCCCGCGCCCAAGAGCCGCAAGGCGGACGGCACGGAGAAGAAGCGCTGGAGCGCTGCCGAGCGGAAGGACCGGGGTCACGACCCCCGTCGCCGCGGCGGCCAGTCCGGCCCCACCCCCCGTCGCGAGGGCCGCGACGACCGCCGCCCCTCGGGTGAGCGCAGCGAGCGTCCGGCCTACAGCCGGGACGACCGCCGTTCGTCCTCCGGCGAGCGCACCGAGCGCCCCGCCTACAACCGCGACGACCGCCGCCCCTCCTACGGCGAGCGGACCGAGCGTCCGGCGTACAACCGGGATGACCGTCGCCCCTCCTCCGGGGACCGCGGCGAGCGTCCGGCCTACAACCGGGATGACCGTCGCCCCGCCGGGGGCCGGGACGACCGTCGCCCCTCGTACGGCGAGCGGACCGAGCGCCCGGCGTACAACCGCGACGACCGTCGCCCGGCCGCGAACCGTGACGACCGTCGCCCCTCGTACGGCGAGCGGACCGAGCGTCCGGCGTACAACCGTGACGACCGCCGCCCCTCGTACGGCGACCGGACCGAGCGTCCGGCGTACAACCGTGATGACCGTCGCCCCTCGTACGGCGAGCGCAGCGAGCGCCCGGCGTACAACCGGGACGACCGTCGCCCGGCCGCGAACCGCGACGACCGTCGCCCCTCGTACGGCGACCGGACCGAGCGTCCGGCCTACAACCGTGACGACCGTCGCCCCTCGTACGGCGAGCGCAGCGAGCGCCCGGCGTACAACCGCGACGACCGTCGCCCCTCGTACGGCGACCGGACCGAGCGCCCGGCCTACAACCGGGACGACCGCCGCCCTTCCGGGGACCGCGGCGACCGTCCGGCGTACAACCGTGACGACCGTCGCCCGGCTGCGAACCGCGACGACCGTCGCCCCTCGTACGGCGACCGGACCGAGCGTCCGGCCTACAACCGTGACGACCGCCGGCCCTCGTACGGCGAGCGCAGCGAGCGCCCGGCCTCCAACCGGGACGACCGTCGCCCCTCGTACGGTGACCGGACCGAGCGTCCGGCCTACAACCGCGACGACCGTCGCCCTTCCTCCGGGGACCGCAGCGACCGTCCGGCGTACAACCGCGACGACCGTCGCTCCTCGTACGGCGAGCGCAGCGAGCGTCCGGCGGACAACCGGGACGACCGCCGTCAGGCCTTCGAGGAGCGCGACGAGCGCTCCGCCCAGCAGCGGGCGGAGCGCACCGAGCGCCCCGACCGTCCCCGGACGGCGGCGCACCGCGAGGAGCGCGCGGCCGCCGCAGCCGCTGCCGCCGCCAGCTCCGACGAGGCACCCGTCCTCGTCGAGCCGACGCCGGCCCCCGCCGACGAGGCCCCCGTCACCGACGAGGCCCCCGTCCTGACCGACGAGGCGCCGACCGTCACCGACGAGGCCCCGGCCGCCGTCACCGACGAGGCCCTCGTGACCGACGAGGCCACGGCCGTCACCGACGAGGCCCCGGCCGCCGTCACCGACGAGGCCCTCGTGACCGACGAGGCCACGGCCGTCACCGACGAGGCCCCGGCCGCCGTCGCCGACGAGGTGCCCGTCACCACCCCCCAGCCCGACACCCGTCCGCTCGACCGCAGCGACACCCCGCAGGAGCACCAGCACGTGACCATCACCGAGCCCACCGCCACCACCCCGACGACCACGGACGGCGACTTCGCCAGCCTCGGTCTCCCGCCCTCGCTGGTCAGCGCGCTGACCGCCGGCGGCATCACCGCGCCCTTCCCGATCCAGGCCGCGACCATCCCCGACGCGCTGACCGGCCGGGACGTCCTGGGCCGCGGCCAGACCGGCTCCGGCAAGACGCTGGCCTTCGGCCTGCCGATGCTCGCCCGGCTCGCCGGCGGCACCAGCAAGCACCCCCGCGGCCTGGTCCTCGTGCCGACCCGCGAGCTGGCCATGCAGGTCACCGACGTGCTGACCCCGCTGGCCCGCACCCTCGGCCTCTCGACGGTCCTCATCGCCGGCGGCATGTCCTACACCCCGCAGCTGCGCGCCTTCCAGCGCGGCGTCGACGTCGTCGTCGCCACCCCGGGCCGGCTCATCGACCTGATGGACCAGAACGCCGTCGACCTGACGCGCGTCGAGACCATCGTCCTGGACGAGGCCGACCACATGGCCGACCTCGGCTTCATGCCGGCCGTCACCCAGATCCTCGACACGATCCCGGCCGGCGGCCAGCGGATGCTCTTCTCCGCGACCCTCGACGGGGCGATCGACCGGCTGGTCAAGCGCTACCTGAGCAACCCGGTCACCCACGAGGTCGACTCCGGCCAGGCCAGCGTCACCACCATGGCGCACCACCTGGTCTACGTGGCCCCGCACGACAAGGCCACCCTGACCGCCGAGATCGCCGGCCGCCCGGGCCGCACCGTCGTCTTCGTCCGCACCCAGCGCGGCGCGGACCGCGTCGCCGAGCAGCTGCGCGACGCCGGCGTCATGGCCGGGGCGCTGCACGGCGGCCTGACCCAGGGCGCCCGTACCCGGATCCTCTCGGTCTTCAAGGAGGGCGACCTGCCCGTCCTGGTGGCCACCGACGTCGCCGCCCGCGGCATCCACGTCGACGAGGTCGGCCTCGTGCTCCAGGTGGACCCGCCCGCCGGGCCCAAGGAGTACCTGCACCGCGCCGGCCGCACCGCCCGCGCCGGCGGCACCGGTGTCGTCGTCACCCTCGCGCTGCCGCACCAGCGTCGCGAGATGACCCGGCTCACCTCCCAGGCCGGCGTCAAGCCCCAGTCGCTGACCGGTGCTCCCGGGGACGCGGCCGTGGCCGACGTCACGGGCGCCGTCCGGCCGACCGGGGTGGCCGTCAGCGCCGCCGACTACGAGCGGCTGATCGCGCCGCCGCGCAGCAACCGCCGCCCCTCGGGCGACCGCGGCTCGCGCGGCCCGCGCTCCCGCTCCGGTGGCTACGAGGGCCGTCGCCCCCAGCGCCGCAGCTTCGAGCGCTGA
- a CDS encoding holo-ACP synthase has translation MIVGLGIDVCDVGRFAAAVQRRPGLVRRLFTPAEAERPVASQAARFAAKEALAKALGAPSGMSWLDAEVVTDASGRPSFVVTGTVAARAAALGVASIHVSLSHDAGIASAVVVCEA, from the coding sequence GTGATCGTGGGCCTGGGCATCGACGTGTGCGACGTGGGCCGCTTCGCCGCCGCCGTGCAGCGCCGGCCCGGCCTGGTCCGGCGGCTGTTCACCCCCGCCGAGGCCGAGCGCCCGGTGGCCTCGCAAGCCGCGCGCTTCGCCGCCAAGGAGGCGCTGGCCAAGGCCCTCGGGGCGCCGTCGGGGATGTCCTGGCTGGACGCCGAGGTGGTCACCGACGCCAGCGGGCGGCCGTCCTTCGTCGTCACCGGCACCGTCGCGGCGCGGGCGGCCGCGCTGGGCGTGGCCAGCATCCACGTCTCCCTCTCCCACGACGCCGGGATCGCCTCCGCCGTCGTCGTCTGCGAGGCCTGA